A window from Candidatus Omnitrophota bacterium encodes these proteins:
- a CDS encoding DNA translocase FtsK 4TM domain-containing protein: MRKNKAQKLPKEKRSEIEAILFLTAGIFILLSLLTFNPSDISLFTSHPNAPVRNLCGFLGAWTSGILFFLMGISAYAVTALFFIWGINRLVGAQEQKPHGRVAGTIILILTTSSLASIVMRGASIEEFRTGGTVGFFLSKLLLRYFGPIGSYVILFSLFVLSLVLATEFMIFPIFLKIHSIAADFLKRLKSRVAGISAARLKDRIREAVIRVTPVKRAAIKEPEKPPKQPVWKETAMPKAREVEYAIHKTEKESKIKPSVKPAAIKVTQPKSAREYKLPSIDLLDSPPPIEARKIKEDLQINSEILEDTLADFDIEAKVVRVEQGPVITRYELEPAPGVKIARITALSDNIALAMKAQSVRIVAPIPGKGTVGFEVPNSTSSIVYFREILDSDEFRKSTSKLSLSLGKDIAGKPVIADLTDMPHLLIAGTTGSGKTVCVNCLIMSLLYSMPPEEVKFVMVDPKMVELAVFNGIPHLLCPVVTDAKKAAASLGWVVNEMERRYKLLAKIGARNIALFNEKVENGKDKYLDEGGGPLERLPFIIVIIDELADLMVVSKDVIENAITRLAQLSRAVGIHLILATQRPSVDVITGVIKANFPARISFKVASKVDSRTVLDMNGADKLLGRGDMLFIEPGAARPVRAQGSLISDSEIERIVSFIKSQRETIYDESVLLVQEKRAAGKVFEKDELFDEAVKTILGTKQASVSILQRKLGLGYTRAARLIDAMEDEGIVGPYRGSKPREILVNGVSSADADKTE, translated from the coding sequence ATGCGAAAAAATAAAGCGCAAAAACTCCCCAAAGAAAAGAGAAGCGAAATAGAGGCGATACTCTTTCTCACCGCGGGAATATTTATCCTCCTCAGCCTTTTGACATTCAATCCAAGCGATATCTCGCTTTTTACTTCTCATCCCAATGCCCCCGTCAGGAATCTGTGCGGTTTTCTGGGGGCATGGACGAGCGGAATCCTTTTTTTCCTCATGGGAATATCCGCCTATGCGGTTACGGCGCTTTTTTTTATATGGGGCATCAATAGGCTTGTAGGCGCCCAAGAGCAGAAGCCGCACGGCCGCGTGGCAGGTACAATAATACTCATATTGACCACGAGTTCTCTCGCAAGTATCGTTATGAGGGGGGCTTCAATAGAAGAATTCAGGACAGGCGGTACCGTCGGATTCTTTCTATCTAAACTGCTCCTTAGGTATTTCGGCCCCATAGGTTCATACGTTATACTCTTTTCGCTTTTTGTGCTTTCGCTGGTACTTGCCACAGAATTTATGATATTTCCTATTTTCCTTAAGATCCACAGCATCGCGGCAGATTTCTTAAAGAGGCTTAAATCGCGCGTTGCCGGTATATCTGCGGCAAGATTAAAGGATAGGATAAGAGAAGCGGTAATAAGGGTTACACCTGTGAAAAGGGCGGCTATAAAGGAGCCGGAAAAACCACCCAAGCAGCCGGTATGGAAAGAAACAGCCATGCCAAAGGCGAGAGAAGTAGAATACGCGATCCACAAGACGGAAAAAGAATCGAAAATAAAGCCTTCCGTTAAGCCCGCGGCCATAAAAGTCACGCAGCCAAAGTCCGCCCGCGAGTACAAGCTGCCGTCAATTGACCTTTTGGATTCGCCGCCTCCGATAGAAGCGAGAAAAATTAAAGAAGACCTGCAGATAAATTCCGAGATACTGGAAGATACTTTAGCGGATTTTGATATTGAAGCAAAAGTCGTCAGGGTGGAGCAGGGGCCTGTTATAACCAGGTACGAGCTTGAACCGGCTCCGGGCGTGAAGATAGCAAGGATTACCGCATTAAGCGATAATATAGCGCTTGCCATGAAAGCGCAGAGCGTAAGGATTGTGGCGCCTATTCCGGGCAAAGGTACCGTGGGATTCGAGGTGCCGAATTCCACCTCAAGTATAGTTTATTTCAGGGAGATACTCGACTCCGACGAATTCAGAAAGTCGACGTCTAAATTATCGCTCTCACTCGGCAAAGACATAGCAGGTAAGCCCGTGATCGCAGATTTGACGGATATGCCGCATCTATTGATAGCCGGCACCACAGGCTCCGGTAAGACCGTATGCGTGAACTGCCTTATAATGAGCCTTCTTTACAGTATGCCGCCGGAAGAAGTAAAGTTTGTTATGGTGGACCCAAAGATGGTGGAACTCGCGGTCTTTAACGGCATCCCGCATTTATTGTGCCCTGTCGTGACAGACGCCAAAAAGGCGGCCGCATCACTCGGCTGGGTTGTCAACGAGATGGAGAGGCGATATAAACTTCTTGCCAAAATAGGAGCAAGGAATATAGCTCTATTTAACGAAAAGGTAGAAAACGGCAAAGATAAATATCTTGATGAGGGAGGCGGGCCTTTAGAAAGGCTGCCGTTTATAATCGTGATAATAGATGAATTGGCCGATCTTATGGTCGTCTCCAAGGACGTTATAGAAAATGCCATCACACGCCTTGCGCAGCTTTCGCGCGCGGTAGGCATACACCTCATACTCGCTACGCAGAGGCCGTCAGTTGATGTCATAACAGGCGTCATAAAGGCAAATTTCCCGGCGAGGATATCGTTTAAAGTCGCCTCAAAGGTGGACTCGAGGACAGTCCTTGACATGAACGGCGCGGATAAACTTTTAGGCAGGGGAGACATGCTTTTTATAGAGCCGGGCGCGGCAAGGCCGGTGAGGGCGCAGGGCTCTCTTATAAGCGACAGCGAAATAGAGCGCATAGTCAGTTTTATAAAATCGCAGAGAGAGACGATCTATGACGAAAGCGTCCTTTTGGTGCAGGAGAAAAGAGCGGCGGGAAAGGTGTTTGAGAAAGACGAACTCTTCGACGAAGCCGTAAAGACGATACTTGGGACAAAGCAGGCATCGGTTTCAATACTACAGAGGAAACTTGGGCTAGGTTACACAAGGGCCGCGCGGCTTATAGACGCCATGGAAGACGAAGGTATCGTCGGGCCTTATCGAGGCTCTAAACCGCGGGAAATATTGGTGAATGGCGTGAGTTCCGCGGATGCGGACAAAACTGAATAG
- the dut gene encoding dUTP diphosphatase: MVIKVKVKQDANARDLPLPHYATNGSSGMDIYAAVDGEAVISPGDIKLISAGFYLAIPPGYEAQIRPRSGLALKHGISIVNSPGTIDSDYRGLVSIIITNLGRDPYTIKRGDRIAQMVFKESIRAQMELSDELSDTARSHGGFGHTGAR; this comes from the coding sequence ATAGTGATAAAAGTAAAGGTTAAACAAGACGCGAACGCTAGGGACCTGCCGTTGCCGCATTACGCGACGAATGGCTCAAGCGGCATGGATATATACGCTGCAGTAGACGGCGAAGCGGTTATCAGCCCGGGCGATATAAAACTTATCTCTGCCGGCTTTTATCTCGCCATACCGCCCGGATATGAAGCCCAGATACGGCCAAGAAGCGGTTTGGCGCTCAAGCACGGCATATCCATAGTCAACTCACCAGGCACGATTGACTCCGATTATAGAGGCCTTGTTTCGATAATCATTACGAATCTCGGCAGAGATCCTTATACCATAAAGCGCGGCGACAGGATTGCGCAAATGGTCTTCAAAGAATCAATACGCGCCCAAATGGAACTCTCAGACGAATTGAGTGATACGGCCCGTTCACACGGCGGATTCGGCCACACGGGCGCAAGGTAG
- the pnp gene encoding polyribonucleotide nucleotidyltransferase, with translation MSKKFELELGGKRLIIETGRLAKQADGAVTMRLGDTLLLTTAVCSKNPRAGVDFLPLTVEYQEKTYASGRIPGGFFKREGRPTEKEILTARLIDRPIRPLFDDGFTNELQIMSMVLSSDAENDSDVLAVTSASAALSISDIPFNGPIAAVRVGMIDNKFVLNPTFEELNSSTLDLVVTGNGDKVIMVEAGVHELAEDIVLEGIKFSLKYIKDLVELQKKMMKEVGQKKRKIDLLTIDPAVEEKVKEASLNKIKDLVNIPVKEKREEALDSIKKEVLEKLVTEETGYTELQVKLALVKLEKEIVRKAMLEGDRRVDGRNKAEIRPITCEVGLLPRTHGSGLFTRGQTQSLAVTTLGTSADEQTIESLEGESSKSFMLHYNFPPFSVGEVKPVRGPGRREIGHGALAERALKPVMPSKDKFPYTVRLVSDILESNGSSSMATVCAGTLALMDAGVPITKSVAGVAMGLVEEGNKHIILTDIGGLEDHFGDMDLKVAGTRDGITAVQLDLKIDGINIEMIKNAMAQAYKARMEILEKIDAAIGKPREDISSFAPRIKTIKIPVEKIKDVIGSGGKVIRKIIEDTGATIDVEDDGTIQVASADGEALQKALDIIASITAEPEIGKIYMGKVKRVMEFGAFCEIMPGKEGLCHVSELSDHFIKDASKEIKVGDEFLVKLVEKDEKGRLNLSRKKALKSEADSDKSKG, from the coding sequence ATGTCTAAGAAATTTGAATTAGAATTAGGCGGTAAACGCCTTATTATAGAGACGGGCAGGCTCGCGAAGCAGGCTGACGGCGCAGTTACTATGCGGCTTGGAGATACGCTTTTGCTCACAACTGCGGTCTGCTCCAAAAATCCACGCGCCGGAGTTGATTTTCTCCCGTTGACGGTAGAATACCAGGAAAAGACGTATGCTTCCGGAAGGATACCCGGCGGATTTTTTAAGCGCGAGGGCCGGCCGACCGAAAAAGAGATATTGACAGCCAGATTAATAGACAGGCCAATACGCCCTTTATTCGACGATGGTTTTACGAATGAACTTCAGATCATGAGTATGGTGTTGTCATCCGATGCCGAAAATGATTCCGATGTCTTGGCGGTAACCAGCGCTTCGGCGGCGCTATCTATTTCTGACATACCTTTTAACGGACCGATAGCGGCTGTCAGGGTCGGCATGATCGACAATAAGTTTGTCCTGAATCCCACCTTTGAGGAGCTTAATTCAAGCACGCTGGACTTGGTAGTGACCGGTAACGGTGATAAAGTCATAATGGTAGAGGCCGGAGTACACGAGCTCGCGGAAGACATTGTCCTTGAGGGCATTAAATTTTCCCTGAAATACATCAAAGATCTCGTGGAACTGCAGAAGAAGATGATGAAGGAAGTGGGCCAGAAAAAGAGAAAAATAGATCTTTTGACAATAGATCCCGCAGTGGAAGAAAAGGTAAAAGAAGCTTCTCTGAATAAAATAAAGGACCTGGTAAATATCCCTGTCAAGGAAAAGAGAGAAGAGGCCCTTGATTCTATAAAAAAAGAAGTGCTGGAGAAACTTGTCACAGAAGAAACCGGCTACACCGAGCTTCAGGTCAAGCTTGCTCTTGTCAAGCTCGAGAAAGAGATCGTGCGAAAGGCCATGCTTGAAGGCGACCGAAGAGTGGACGGCAGAAATAAGGCAGAAATAAGGCCGATAACATGTGAAGTGGGATTACTTCCCAGGACGCACGGCTCAGGCCTTTTTACACGCGGCCAGACGCAGAGTCTTGCGGTTACCACGCTTGGCACGAGCGCGGACGAACAGACCATAGAATCCTTAGAAGGCGAGAGTTCCAAGAGCTTTATGCTGCATTACAATTTCCCTCCGTTCAGCGTGGGTGAGGTAAAACCCGTAAGAGGCCCGGGCAGGCGCGAGATAGGACACGGCGCGCTTGCGGAGAGAGCGCTTAAGCCGGTGATGCCGTCCAAAGATAAATTCCCATACACGGTCAGGTTAGTTTCTGACATACTTGAGTCTAACGGATCAAGCAGTATGGCCACTGTGTGCGCAGGGACATTGGCGCTGATGGATGCCGGAGTTCCGATAACCAAATCCGTTGCCGGCGTAGCGATGGGGCTGGTAGAGGAAGGAAATAAACACATAATACTTACGGATATAGGCGGACTCGAGGACCATTTCGGCGACATGGACCTTAAAGTTGCGGGAACCAGAGATGGCATAACAGCGGTGCAGCTCGACCTCAAGATCGACGGAATAAACATTGAGATGATAAAAAACGCCATGGCCCAGGCGTATAAGGCGCGCATGGAAATACTTGAAAAGATTGACGCCGCTATTGGGAAACCGAGAGAGGACATATCCTCTTTTGCGCCCCGCATAAAGACGATCAAGATACCGGTCGAAAAGATAAAAGATGTCATCGGCTCCGGCGGCAAAGTCATCCGCAAGATAATAGAAGACACGGGCGCGACCATTGATGTAGAGGATGACGGAACGATTCAAGTAGCCTCTGCGGACGGAGAAGCCCTGCAGAAGGCGCTTGATATCATAGCCAGTATCACCGCAGAGCCGGAGATCGGAAAGATATACATGGGCAAGGTGAAGCGCGTTATGGAGTTCGGCGCGTTTTGTGAGATCATGCCGGGCAAAGAAGGCCTGTGCCACGTTTCCGAATTGTCGGATCATTTTATAAAAGACGCCAGCAAGGAAATCAAGGTAGGTGACGAATTTCTTGTTAAGCTGGTAGAAAAAGACGAAAAGGGCAGACTAAATCTGAGCCGTAAAAAAGCGCTTAAAAGCGAAGCGGATAGTGATAAAAGTAAAGGTTAA
- the rpsO gene encoding 30S ribosomal protein S15: protein MSIKKETKTTLIKEYEAHATDTGSPSVQIAIITERINNLTGHFKLHKKDHNSRRGLLKLVSKRRRLLDYLKKHDAPKYKAIIDKLELRK, encoded by the coding sequence TTGAGTATCAAGAAGGAAACAAAGACAACATTAATAAAGGAATATGAAGCGCATGCTACGGATACGGGGTCCCCGTCGGTTCAGATAGCCATCATCACGGAAAGGATCAACAATCTTACGGGGCACTTTAAGCTCCATAAGAAAGATCATAATTCCAGGAGAGGCCTTCTGAAACTCGTTAGCAAGCGGCGCAGGCTCTTAGATTATCTTAAGAAGCATGATGCCCCGAAGTACAAAGCCATAATAGATAAATTAGAGCTGCGTAAATAA
- a CDS encoding ABC transporter ATP-binding protein/permease: MKNLILYFKQFKKIVGNKIYYLFASMLIVGIVEGIGVTLFLPILQNGFGQDRLSQVLKTTFSCFNLVFSFKLLLVLIVTFFVLRAVLIIFYERYFGRIISNLMVQLRQRILNKIFAVDYLFILKKEVGYLNNFIIREIACVIDAFRNFADISKCVMFSLMYITLSLLLNFKVTAIAICAGPVIFIFLKRINLMISDISRKTTLSHGKYHSLLIQSLSKLKYLKATESQPKISDIAGKESGNLGNLRFQMFFLQALARNLFEPVLVFAVAALLFYYVIVLKRSINEVMFLVFLFIQISRQFLDAQASYRKFLTSIGSIETFHKFEAELELNKEDLNPGGAAPDFEKELLFMDVTIIFPSGKKALDKVNINVKPKSIVAFVGHSGSGKSTVANIITGIIKPSTGRVSMGVTDYREIDMRALREGIGYVTQEDIIFSASIEDNISLWNGGADESRLRKAIEVAHITRFVNDLPDKQNTMLGDNGLDISGGQRQRITIARELYKDAKLLILDEATSSLDSKSEKQIYENLKEFKGQKTLVVIAHRLSTIKNADYIYVLEDGRVVEEGTYSDLYEKKGQFQGMIEEQKLV, from the coding sequence ATGAAAAATCTTATTTTGTACTTCAAGCAGTTTAAAAAGATCGTCGGCAATAAGATCTATTACCTTTTTGCCTCGATGCTTATTGTCGGCATTGTCGAGGGCATAGGAGTAACGCTATTTTTGCCTATATTGCAGAATGGCTTCGGCCAGGATAGGCTGTCACAGGTCCTCAAGACAACCTTTAGCTGTTTCAATTTAGTTTTTTCATTCAAACTGCTGCTTGTGCTTATAGTGACGTTTTTTGTTTTAAGGGCGGTTTTGATCATTTTTTACGAGAGGTATTTCGGCAGGATCATTTCAAACCTGATGGTGCAGCTCAGGCAGAGGATACTCAATAAGATATTTGCCGTAGATTACCTCTTCATCCTTAAAAAGGAAGTCGGATACCTCAATAACTTTATTATACGTGAAATAGCCTGCGTGATAGATGCCTTCAGGAACTTTGCAGATATTTCAAAATGTGTGATGTTTTCACTAATGTATATTACACTGTCGCTTTTGTTGAATTTTAAGGTGACTGCGATCGCCATATGCGCCGGGCCCGTTATTTTTATCTTTCTTAAGCGGATAAATCTCATGATAAGCGATATTTCGCGAAAGACGACTCTTTCGCATGGCAAGTACCACTCGCTCTTGATCCAGAGCCTCAGCAAGCTCAAGTATCTCAAGGCAACCGAATCGCAGCCGAAAATCTCCGATATCGCAGGGAAAGAGAGCGGTAATTTGGGTAATCTGAGGTTTCAGATGTTCTTTTTACAGGCGCTTGCGCGTAATCTGTTTGAACCGGTATTAGTCTTTGCGGTTGCCGCACTTTTATTTTATTACGTAATAGTCCTTAAGAGGAGCATAAACGAGGTCATGTTTTTGGTATTTTTATTTATACAGATATCCAGACAATTCCTGGATGCGCAGGCCAGTTACAGGAAATTTTTGACATCCATAGGCAGTATAGAGACATTCCACAAGTTTGAAGCGGAACTCGAGTTAAATAAAGAAGATCTGAATCCGGGCGGAGCGGCACCCGATTTCGAGAAAGAACTTTTATTCATGGATGTTACGATAATATTCCCCAGCGGCAAAAAAGCGCTCGATAAGGTGAACATAAATGTTAAACCGAAAAGTATAGTCGCTTTCGTCGGTCATTCCGGTTCGGGCAAATCGACGGTCGCAAACATCATTACGGGCATAATCAAGCCATCGACGGGCAGGGTGTCAATGGGAGTGACGGATTACAGAGAGATTGATATGAGAGCGTTGAGGGAAGGCATAGGATACGTTACGCAGGAAGACATAATTTTCAGTGCCTCGATCGAAGACAATATCTCGCTGTGGAACGGCGGCGCGGATGAAAGCAGGCTTAGAAAAGCCATAGAGGTAGCGCATATAACCCGCTTCGTAAATGACCTGCCCGATAAACAAAATACAATGCTGGGCGACAACGGCCTTGACATATCCGGCGGCCAGAGACAGAGGATAACCATAGCGCGCGAGTTATACAAAGATGCCAAACTTCTAATACTTGACGAGGCCACGAGCTCGTTGGATAGTAAGTCAGAGAAGCAGATTTACGAAAACCTGAAAGAGTTTAAAGGCCAAAAGACGCTTGTAGTAATAGCGCATCGGCTTTCTACGATAAAGAATGCCGATTACATATATGTCCTGGAAGACGGCAGAGTTGTGGAAGAGGGCACTTACAGCGATCTATATGAGAAGAAGGGCCAGTTCCAGGGCATGATAGAGGAGCAGAAGCTGGTATAG
- a CDS encoding 3-deoxy-manno-octulosonate cytidylyltransferase, translating to MKIVVGIPVRMGSTRFPGKPLCNILGKPMIEHVYKRSKLSDKATEVFAAACDKEIKDVVENFGGKVYMTPKEISRPCLRVAEACKQMDLDDDDVVVVVQGDEPMVHPKMIDLAVEAFLKEKDALCVNLAADMTEEEWNDPNEIKVVTDLNMNAIYMSRNPIPSNTRNRIGPRIKQVCIMPFTKKSLLYYQSLPPTPLEIAESIELLRALEHGQKIHIVKTDFINKSVDTESDRKAVEELMKKDEIYKKYGY from the coding sequence ATGAAAATTGTTGTTGGAATTCCTGTCCGGATGGGCTCTACGCGCTTTCCGGGCAAACCGCTATGCAATATACTGGGCAAGCCAATGATTGAACATGTTTATAAGAGATCTAAACTTTCTGATAAAGCTACCGAGGTGTTTGCTGCCGCCTGTGATAAGGAGATAAAAGATGTTGTGGAAAATTTCGGCGGTAAGGTTTATATGACGCCGAAAGAGATCTCAAGGCCCTGTCTGCGGGTTGCAGAAGCGTGTAAACAGATGGATTTAGATGATGATGATGTCGTAGTTGTTGTTCAGGGTGACGAACCTATGGTGCATCCTAAAATGATCGACCTAGCAGTGGAAGCATTCCTCAAGGAAAAAGACGCATTATGTGTAAATTTAGCTGCAGATATGACCGAAGAAGAGTGGAATGATCCCAATGAAATTAAGGTTGTGACCGATCTGAATATGAATGCCATCTATATGTCCAGAAATCCGATTCCGAGCAATACCCGCAATCGAATCGGACCCAGAATTAAGCAGGTGTGCATAATGCCTTTTACTAAAAAGAGTCTATTGTATTATCAGAGCCTCCCTCCAACACCTCTGGAGATAGCCGAATCTATCGAGTTGCTTAGGGCACTTGAGCATGGGCAAAAAATTCATATAGTCAAGACCGATTTTATCAATAAATCTGTGGATACTGAGAGCGACCGAAAAGCTGTAGAAGAATTGATGAAGAAAGACGAAATTTATAAAAAATATGGATATTAA
- a CDS encoding TylF/MycF family methyltransferase, translated as MKIIKLFETAHNREIDEIFHQLNISNIGHVVYWYDFFKMTKSISGDIVECGVGRGRSLLILSALNYLFDKVEGGQRDIYGYDSFEGFPEPTIEDESYRNPKKGEWSHSPSGKYKYTVDFIERVLFNGGIPADRSFDLKLIKGYFDHSLLHHPKNPIAILHIDGDLYQSYKAVLENLFDRVSSGGVIIFDDFLSCEDEKKQRFPGARLAVKEFLNEEYDSIKVSNAGTYYYIKK; from the coding sequence ATGAAAATAATAAAATTGTTTGAAACTGCTCACAACAGGGAAATTGATGAAATATTTCATCAGCTAAATATTAGTAATATAGGCCATGTTGTTTATTGGTATGATTTTTTTAAGATGACAAAAAGTATTTCAGGAGATATTGTAGAATGTGGCGTTGGCCGCGGAAGATCTCTTTTAATTTTATCAGCATTAAATTATCTTTTCGATAAAGTTGAGGGTGGGCAAAGAGATATTTACGGTTATGACAGTTTTGAAGGATTTCCCGAACCAACCATTGAAGATGAATCATATAGAAACCCGAAAAAAGGGGAATGGTCCCACTCGCCCAGCGGGAAATATAAATATACCGTTGATTTTATAGAAAGAGTTCTCTTTAATGGAGGCATACCAGCTGATAGAAGTTTTGATTTAAAACTTATAAAGGGATATTTCGACCACTCCTTGTTACATCATCCCAAAAATCCTATCGCTATTTTGCATATAGATGGTGATTTGTACCAATCCTACAAAGCAGTCCTAGAAAATTTGTTTGATCGCGTTAGTTCTGGCGGAGTTATAATATTTGATGATTTTTTAAGTTGTGAGGATGAAAAAAAACAGCGTTTTCCCGGTGCAAGACTTGCTGTAAAAGAATTTTTAAATGAAGAATATGATTCTATAAAGGTTAGTAACGCAGGTACTTATTATTATATTAAAAAATGA
- a CDS encoding TylF/MycF family methyltransferase, producing the protein MRNNVRNKINMFIQQFLLKLGYRVTRIGKKSNPISYWEEDIFFSDKMQKIIGYTRVDNVRCFMIYQFAKQANNLYGDVAEVGVYKGGTARLLAEMFESQNKIVHLFDTFSGMPSTDPDVDIHKEGAINDTSLESVKSYLSEYRNVRLYQGIFPMTAPRQDLSFCLVHIDVDIYKSALDCCTYFYPRMVNNGVMIFDDYGFLNCPGVKKAVDAFFSDKPEKPFYLPTGQCIVMRIATEKD; encoded by the coding sequence ATGCGCAATAATGTTAGGAATAAAATCAACATGTTTATTCAGCAATTCTTGCTTAAACTTGGGTATCGAGTCACAAGGATAGGGAAAAAGTCTAATCCCATTTCTTACTGGGAAGAAGATATTTTTTTCAGTGATAAGATGCAGAAAATTATCGGATATACACGTGTTGATAATGTCAGATGTTTCATGATTTATCAATTTGCGAAACAAGCCAATAATCTGTATGGCGATGTTGCTGAAGTTGGCGTTTACAAAGGCGGAACAGCGCGATTATTAGCTGAGATGTTTGAGAGCCAAAATAAAATCGTACATTTATTCGATACATTTTCCGGAATGCCCTCAACGGATCCTGACGTAGATATTCACAAAGAAGGTGCTATAAATGACACCTCATTAGAAAGTGTTAAATCCTATTTGAGCGAATACAGAAATGTCCGCTTATATCAGGGGATATTCCCCATGACAGCACCGAGACAAGATTTAAGTTTCTGCTTAGTGCATATTGATGTGGACATTTATAAATCAGCGCTAGATTGCTGCACATATTTTTATCCGCGTATGGTAAATAATGGTGTAATGATTTTTGACGATTATGGATTTTTGAATTGTCCCGGTGTTAAAAAAGCTGTTGATGCGTTCTTTTCCGACAAACCCGAAAAGCCGTTTTATTTACCTACCGGTCAATGTATCGTTATGCGGATTGCAACGGAAAAGGATTGA
- a CDS encoding NAD-dependent epimerase/dehydratase family protein: MKAIVTGGAGFIGSHLVRRLLKEGWDVLVLDNLSSGYRENIPEGAEFRLVDLSEEDGVSQLPVDGVDVIFHLASHVGNDLSFDRPVYSLKSNILSTMFLLQWAVRYKVPQIVFASSVNVYGEITSLPVTEKHPTDAISPYAVGKLASESLCRIYEKFGVRSTCLRLFNVYGPGQDLNNMMQGMASIYMAYVARKEPVLVKGSLERFRDLVFIEDAVDAFYRCLNPKAYGKTYNVCTGRKTYVRNLLSLIIKSFGHDPEEYPIVNGAPTRQDQFGFYGDLSLIKRDLGWEPRVTLEQGIDRMAEWVRKMR, translated from the coding sequence ATGAAAGCTATTGTAACGGGAGGAGCGGGATTTATCGGTTCGCATCTCGTGCGGCGTCTTTTGAAAGAAGGATGGGATGTCCTGGTTCTTGATAATCTTTCTTCGGGCTATAGAGAAAATATCCCTGAAGGTGCCGAATTCCGCTTGGTTGATCTTTCCGAGGAAGATGGCGTTTCTCAATTGCCCGTAGATGGGGTGGATGTGATATTTCATTTGGCCTCGCATGTCGGCAATGACCTTTCATTTGATCGCCCAGTTTACAGTTTGAAATCGAATATTTTATCAACTATGTTTCTTTTGCAATGGGCGGTTCGTTATAAGGTTCCGCAGATCGTTTTTGCCAGCTCCGTAAACGTTTACGGAGAAATTACGAGCTTACCTGTCACGGAAAAACACCCAACGGATGCCATTTCTCCTTATGCGGTTGGGAAGCTGGCGTCAGAATCATTGTGCCGTATTTATGAGAAATTCGGGGTCCGCTCAACGTGCCTGCGGCTTTTCAATGTTTACGGTCCCGGGCAGGATTTGAATAATATGATGCAAGGGATGGCCAGTATTTATATGGCGTATGTTGCCCGAAAAGAACCCGTTCTTGTTAAAGGTTCTCTGGAGAGGTTCCGCGATCTGGTTTTCATTGAGGATGCCGTGGACGCGTTTTATCGTTGCCTCAACCCAAAAGCATACGGGAAAACTTATAATGTTTGCACGGGCAGAAAAACGTATGTCCGAAACCTTTTGTCTCTAATTATTAAAAGTTTTGGACATGATCCCGAGGAGTATCCGATTGTTAATGGCGCTCCAACGCGGCAAGATCAATTCGGTTTTTATGGTGATCTATCCTTGATTAAAAGAGACCTGGGATGGGAGCCGCGGGTAACGCTCGAGCAAGGGATTGATAGGATGGCAGAGTGGGTCAGGAAGATGAGGTGA
- a CDS encoding HAD hydrolase-like protein, whose amino-acid sequence MNKVIVFDFDGVICDSTEECLITGYNAWLKYQNKIGFVTKTEDIPSDLTKYFWSWRGLVRTAGQYFVIFKSYKNSELNSESEFEQRCKRHAKEIGKYEVLFFEAREKLKNTDVNHWMGLHRPYGDIAQDFKKMLSMANVFVVTGKDKSSVRTFLKHSGIDFPQAKIYDKNAARNKLAALKKIAKITKNDLKDIIFLDDNINHLLEPKQNGCKAYMAGWGYHSEEHLQSAKKKKIPVVALEDWVKKILGKY is encoded by the coding sequence ATGAATAAGGTAATTGTTTTTGATTTTGACGGTGTGATTTGTGACAGCACAGAGGAATGTTTGATTACCGGCTACAACGCCTGGCTAAAGTACCAGAACAAAATTGGTTTCGTAACAAAAACCGAGGATATCCCTTCGGATCTTACAAAATACTTTTGGTCATGGAGGGGGTTAGTGCGAACGGCAGGGCAATATTTCGTGATTTTCAAATCATATAAAAATTCTGAGTTAAATAGTGAATCTGAATTTGAGCAAAGATGTAAAAGGCATGCGAAAGAAATCGGTAAATATGAAGTATTATTTTTTGAAGCTAGGGAAAAATTAAAGAACACTGATGTTAATCATTGGATGGGCCTACATCGGCCGTATGGCGATATCGCACAGGATTTTAAAAAGATGCTGAGTATGGCAAACGTTTTTGTGGTTACAGGCAAAGACAAGAGTTCGGTAAGGACGTTTTTGAAACATAGCGGGATAGATTTTCCTCAGGCAAAAATTTATGACAAGAACGCGGCTCGCAATAAACTCGCAGCCTTAAAGAAGATCGCAAAAATTACTAAAAACGATTTAAAGGATATCATCTTTCTGGACGATAACATCAATCACCTCTTGGAGCCAAAGCAAAATGGCTGCAAGGCATATATGGCGGGGTGGGGATATCATTCAGAAGAACATTTACAATCGGCAAAAAAGAAAAAGATTCCTGTTGTAGCATTGGAAGATTGGGTAAAAAAGATATTGGGGAAGTATTAA